From the Chloroflexota bacterium genome, the window CCTCCCGCCGTTGACGATGCAAGAAACTGGGTTCAAACACGCGGGCTAGCGAGAGCTGGGTTGCGTAGCGAACTAACCGAAGTTCAATATGACAGCAATCCTGTTTTTGGCTGAAACATTTTTCGTTTCGATTGGCGCTGGAATTTTTGGCGCGTTGCTCGGTTTGGGCGGCGGCGTCATCCTCGTGCCGGTGCTCACGCTTGTGCTCGGCATCAATATTCATTACGCGATTGGCGCGAGCATCGTCTCGGTGATCGCGACGTCATCCGGCGCGGCGGCGGCGTACTTGCGCGACGGGGTTTCGAATATCCGCGTCGCGATGTTTCTCGAAATCGCGACGACAACCGGCGCGATTCTCGGCGCGTTGATTGCTGGGTACATCGGCGGACCGGGATTGTTCATCGTGTTCGGCGTCGTGTTGCTCTATTCCGCGTACGCGATGTTTCGCCGACGCAACGCCGAATTGCCGACCGGTGTGGAGATGGGTCCGCTCGCCAATTTTCTGAACCTGGGCAGTTCGTACTTTGACACCGCGTTGAATCGGCAGGTGACGTACAACGTGCGCGGCGCGCGTTACGGTTTGCCGTTGATGCTGGTCGCCGGCGCCGTGTCTGGATTGCTTGGCATTGGAAGCGGCGTGCTCAAA encodes:
- a CDS encoding sulfite exporter TauE/SafE family protein, which gives rise to MTAILFLAETFFVSIGAGIFGALLGLGGGVILVPVLTLVLGINIHYAIGASIVSVIATSSGAAAAYLRDGVSNIRVAMFLEIATTTGAILGALIAGYIGGPGLFIVFGVVLLYSAYAMFRRRNAELPTGVEMGPLANFLNLGSSYFDTALNRQVTYNVRGARYGLPLMLVAGAVSGLLGIGSGVLKVPAMDMAMRLPLKVSTATSNLMIGVTAAASAGVYFIRGDINPFIAAPVAMGVLIGATLGTRLMMRARSTLIRRVFILVLVFTALQMLVKGLGF